The Malassezia japonica chromosome 5, complete sequence genome contains a region encoding:
- the LSM5 gene encoding RNA-binding protein lsm5 (EggNog:ENOG503P554; COG:A) — protein MAGASTILPLELVDRCIGSSIWVVMKTQREFVGTLLGFDDYVNMVLEDVTE, from the exons ATGGCCGGCGCTTCGACAATCCTGCCGCTGGAGCTGGTGGACCGCTGCATTGGCAGCAGCATCTGGGTCGTGATGAAGACGCAGCGTGAGTTTGTGGGAACTCTGCTGGGCTTTGACGACTACGTCA ACATGGTGCTCGAAGACGTCACGGAATAG
- a CDS encoding dolichyl-P-Glc:Glc1Man9GlcNAc2-PP-dolichol alpha-1,3-glucosyltransferase (COG:B; EggNog:ENOG503NUDN) — MPFVKRKPVLPLGLPDALVSATEKGQNPNVFYLAATGEVFADYDEAQHALAIQKRFPDALRAPVLRAVQFQVTGRLDNLVELVAERFKDRFFKDETVLVEVDGDRYHALVKEVFPPRPADGGAPAQYEHEVGTQLWLSQEDAARLDNPAEYLYSIQLVDNEGMFTGSIMEARAKVLSRDRLVFSKSIMRKYLRDCVVRDPQVGSPWFVRENLARRFDIPLEPTEEIMQRNEDIKEGKLSKRRKLLDGDASVARRKARDERKDRKREEDKTEKKPLKFPCEDLLLDTITEQELSAETPGELSKRAQRPELDGPELLGVPQDHFEPYMMVYYFFLSLGKPLGISAIAWDDFEGALRHPTHDPTCVLLSEMHGVVLNAIVRDGAHSRDLAPAAIDAKKKQALQIQAAAVASQTASPHPQEPAAEDDGDMSSDISEPDDLDESPEKSVMDAAHSIGRGWEKKILHADDHRAGWENHLVGCLSHRATPESLPRMYAILSLLTGVEHDEAVEDGVYLAHTYKTAAERYPHLPLADKIQILLFLCQLAVVTRNVKTYYEECENHLTELRKERLELIRVRKRTQEQRHELDGIKKQDESPVPEEEEQVTPMEQDPESNSDSDSDSEQDELASDDDEEGSEGSDSNDSFASDAGSERYKRLFGSRQESLREKALQRDAEQARMAAELAKAKEQQRESKQINAERKRMEDEDLRLARREEAIDREFRRYAMIPRLRPLGKDRFLNRYYWVDGIGTASLAGSSGSVLYQTGRVFVQAASMREWNDLCKGYSGGSHALTQRRASELQIQPDAELGEWNVYTKPEQIEELIAWLRIKGVRENALKAQLLKYRDYIEGGMRKRNDDIALGWREPVVETRRSARARTEQSAQMRLPYMTWRNGNSK; from the exons ATGCCATTTGTGAAGCGGAAGCCGGTGCTCCCCTTAGGGCTGCCCGACGCGCTTGTCAGTGCAACAGAGAAGGGACAGAATCCCAACGTCTTTTACTTGGCCGCGACAGGCGAGGTGTTTGCCGACTATGA cgaggcgcagcacgcgcttgCGATCCAAAAACGCTTCCCCGATGCCCTCCGCGCACCTGTTCTGCGTGCTGTGCAGTTCCAAGTCACCGGCCGCCTGGACAATTTGGTGGAACTGGTGGCCGAGCGGTTCAAGGACCGCTTCTTCAAGGATGAAACCGTCCTGGTCGAAGTGGATGGCGATCGATACCATGCTCTGGTCAAGGAGGTCTTCCCGCCCCGCCCTGcagacggcggcgcgcctgcgcagtacgagcacgaggtcggcacgcagctgtGGCTCTCGCaggaggacgcggcgcgtctcgacAACCCCGCTGAATACCTCTACTCCATCCAGCTCGTGGACAACGAAGGGATGTTCACAGGGAGCATCATGGAGGCACGCGCCAAGGTGCTCTCCCGCGATCGCCTGGTCTTTTCCAAGTCGATCATGCGCAAGTACCTGCGCGACTGTGTCGTGCGCGATCCGCAGGTAGGGAGCCCATGGTTCGTGCGCGAGAAcctggcgcggcgctttgATATTCCCCTGGAACCCACGGAGGAGATCATGCAGAGGAACGAGGATATCAAGGAGGGCAAGCTTTCGAAACGCCgcaagctcctcgacggcgacgcgtcggtagcacggcgcaaggcgcgtgACGAGCGCAAAG ATCGCAAACGCGAGGAAGACAAGACGGAAAAGAAGCCGCTCAAGTTTCCGTGCGAGGATCTGCTCTTGGACACCATCACTGAGCAGGAGCTCAGTGCAGAGACGCCCGGCGAGCTCTCGAAACGCGCTCAGCGCCCAGAGCTCGATGGGCCTGAACTGCTGGGCGTGCCGCAGGACCACTTTGAGCCGTACATGATGGTGTACTACTTCTTCCTGTCGCTTGG AAAACCGCTCGGTATCTCGGCCATCGCCTGGGACGACTTTGAGGGTGCCCTGCGGCATCCCACGCACGACCCGACTTGCGTGCTTCTCTCCGAGATGCACGGCGTGGTCCTCAATGcgatcgtgcgcgacggcgctcaCTCGCGCGACCTCGCTCCTGCCGCAATTGATGCCAAGAAaaagcaggcgctgcagatcCAAGCCGCCGCAGTTGCGAGTCAAACCGCCTCGCCCCACCCCCAGGAGCCGGCAGCAGAGGACGATGGAGACATGAGCAGTGATATTAGCGAGCCCGACGACTTGGACGAGTCGCCGGAGAAGAGTGTCATGGATGCTGCGCACTCCATCGGGCGGGGTTGGGAGAAGAAAATTTtgcacgccgacgaccacCGCGCAGGCTGGGAGAACCATTTGGTGGGCTGCCTCTCGCAC cgcgccacgccggaATCGCTTCCGCGGATGTACGCCATCCTCTCGCTCTTGACGGGCGTAgagcacgacgaggccgtcgaggaCGGCGTCTACCTCGCGCATACGTACAAGACGGCTGCCGAGCGCTATCCCCACCTCCCACTCGCGGACAAGATCCAGATCCTCTTGTTCCTGTGCCAGCTCGCGGTCGTGACACGCAACGTCAAGACGTACTACGAAGAGTGTGAAAACCACTTgaccgagctgcgcaaggagcgcctggAGCTCATCCGTGTACGCAAACGCACACAGGAGCAAcgccacgagctcgatggCATCAAGAAGCAGGATGAGTCGCCCGTGCCTgaagaggaggagcaggTCACGCCGATGGAGCAAGACCCCGAGTCCAACTCGGACtccgactcggactcggaGCAGGACGAGCTTGCATCGGACGATGACGAAGAGGGCAGCGAGGGCAGCGACTCGAACGATTCGTTCGCATCGGACGCAGGTTCGGAGCGCTACAAGCGCTTGTTTGGCTCGCGCCAGGAATCACTGCGTGAaaaggcgctgcagcgtgacgccgagcaggctCGCATGGCGGCCGAACttgccaaggccaaggagcagcagcgcgagtcGAAGCAGATcaatgccgagcgcaagcgtaTGGAAGACGAAGATCTGCggcttgcgcgccgcgaagAGGCTATTGACCGCGAGTTTAGGCGGTACGCCATGATTcctcgcctgcgcccgctAGGCAAGGACCGCTTCTTGAACCGCTACTACTGGGTGGATGGCATCGGCACGGCATCGCTTGCGGGAagcagcggcagcgtgctCTACCAAACCGGCCGCGTCTTTGTCCAGGCAGCAAGCATGCGCGAATGGAACGACCTCTGCAAGGGCTACTCCGGCGGCTCGCATGCCTTGACACAACGCCGCGCATCCGAGCTGCAGATACAGCCGGATGCAGAGCTGGGCGAGTGGAATGTCTACACAAAGCCCGAGCAGATCGAGGAGCTGATTGCTTGGCTCCGCATCAAGGGCGTGCGTGAGAACGCACTCAAAGCTCAGCTCCTCAAGTACCGTGACTACATCGAGGGGGGCATGCGGAAGCGTAACGATGACATCGCGCTGGGCTGGCGCGAGCCAGTGGTggagacgcgccgctcggcccgCGCACGTACAGAGCAGTCGGCGCAGATGCGGTTGCCGTACATGACATGGCGCAACGGCAATAGCAAGTAG
- a CDS encoding uncharacterized protein (EggNog:ENOG503P4AN; MEROPS:MER0210990; COG:S), giving the protein MAEPQVFGTKDGARIGYRVYGTSDAHLPLVLVNGMSAIMQDWEELAQSISQTRKVVLLDHRGIGASHMSENEEEDYTIDMMADDVLALLRHLRFQKVDLLGFSMGGLVVQAVVTHPDAKPVEGGVVIDGVEVRHVVLSATFAKMPKSEFKPKNIPTGKGMSREERNRAVTEFMIKMQYHDAAIGPDGPLAKRASERIDLALGTRRPQMVIAQQAGAIAQFDAREGLQRLPRTLPVLIIHGKYDRMVDYGEAKILEENIPQAKRHIPSVQGDAEAFGHMWFDYFDLQSAWVRPLTHFLDGPPAKL; this is encoded by the exons ATGGCGGAACCCCAGGTGTTTGGCACGAAAGACGGCGCACGGATCGGGTACCGTGTGTACGGCAcgagcgatgcgcaccTCCCCCTTGTGCTGGTGAATGGCATGAGCGCCATCATGCAGGACTgggaggagctcgcgcagagCATCTCGCAGACGCGCAAAG TTGTCCTCCTGGATCACCGCGGCATTGGCGCATCACACATGTCCGAGAACGAAGAGGAGGACTACACGATCGATATGATGGCGGACGATGTGCTTGCTCTGCTCCGTCATCTGCGCTTCCAAAAGGTCGACTTGCTGGGCTTCTCGATGGGCGGCCTGGTCGTCCAGGCGGTCGTGACACACCCCGATGCGAAGCCCGTCGAGGGCGGCGTGGTGATTGATGGCGTGGAAGTGCGACATGTTGTGCTCTCGGCGACCTTTGCCAAGATGCCCAAGAGCGAGTTCAAGCCGAAGAACAT TCCCACTGGTAAAGGTATGAGCCGCGAGGAGCGGAACCGCGCCGTGACTGAATTCATGATCAAGATGCAGTaccacgacgcggcgatcggTCCCGACGGTCCGCTCGCGAAGCGCGCCAGTGAGCGCATCGActtggcgctcggcacgcg CCGCCCCCAGATGGTcattgcgcagcaggctgGCGCCATTGCGCAGTTTGATGCGCGCGAGGGCTTGCAAAGACTTCCCCGCACGCTCCCTGTGCTCATTATCCACGGCAAGTATGACCGGATGGTCGACTATGGCGAGGCCAAGATCCTCGAGGAAAACATTCCGCAGGCCAAGCGCCACATTCCCTCTGTCCAGGGCGATGCGGAAGCCTTTGGGCACATGTGGTTCGACTACTTTGACCTCCAGTCGGCCTGGGTCCGTCCCCTCACCCACTTTCTGGACGGCCCTCCGGCCAAGTTGTAG
- a CDS encoding uncharacterized protein (EggNog:ENOG503NWBG; COG:A) — MDASELRTYEFQLSQVDAALQAEPENEELQSLRAELANLIELTKSATAQAEAPMPSAPAPESTQTFRTGDEVMARHQADGKWYPARIASVAGTAESAVYSIIYTKTRTTEMLHAPDLRIRKVDPNAPQPSHAKTVKAQAQRMMTNDERARERERKKAKKEKKMRREAEKDKVHDDKKMAWQKFAAKGVNKGYPMGGRKTDDTTMVGVSGGSRMTPNPQRTRHVFGPGANGEE, encoded by the exons ATGGACGCTTCTGA ACTCCGGACGTATGAGT TCCAGCTGAGCCAGGTGGAtgccgcgctccaggcggAGCCGGAAAATGAGGAGCTGCAGTCGCTGCGGGCCGAATTGGCCAACCTCATCGAGCTGACCAAGTCGGCCAccgcgcaggccgaggcgcccatGCCAAGTGCGCCGGCACCCGAGAGCACACAGACCTTTCGTACTGGTGACGAGGTCATGGCGCGGCACCAGGCGGACGGAAAATGGTACCCTGCGCGCATTGCGTCGGTGGCAGGTACGGCAGAGAGTGCCGTGTACTCGATCATCTATACCAAGACACGCACGACCGAGATGCTGCATGCTCCTGACCTGCGCATCCGCAAAGTCGATCCCAACGCACCCCAGCCGAGTCATGCCAAGACGGTCAAggcacaggcgcagcgcatgaTGACgaacgacgagcgcgcacgcgagcgcgagcgcaaaaaggccaagaaggagaagaagaTGCGGCGCGAAGCAGAGAAGGACAAGGTGCACGACGACAAGAAGATGGCGTGGCAAAAGTTTGCTGCGAAAGGCGTCAACAAGGGATACCCTATGGGGGGCCGCAAGACGGACGATACCACGATGGTCGGTGTGTCGGGAGGCAGCCGCATGACACCGAAtccgcagcgcacgcggcaTGTGTTTGGTCCGGGCGCGAATGGCGAGGAGTag
- the RPL31 gene encoding 60S ribosomal protein L31 (EggNog:ENOG503P4B8; BUSCO:EOG09265EOF; COG:J): protein MAPTDKSQKGKKTRSALNDVVTREYTINLHKRIHDTAFKKRAPKGVKEVIKFAQKTMGTQDVRVDPKLNQEVWKLGVKDAPRRIRVRLERKRNDDEDAKEKLYTYATPVLGITNFHGLQTVVIEQDE from the exons ATGGCTCCCACGGACAAGTCCCAGAAGGGCAAGAAGACCCGCTCGGCCCTGA ACGATGTGGTGACT CGTGAGTACACCATCAACCTGCACAAGCGTATCCACGACACCGCTTtcaagaagcgcgcgccgaaggGTGTTAAGGAGGTGATCAAGTTCGCCCAGAAGACCATGGGCACCCAGGACGTCCGCGTCGACCCCAAGCTCAACCAGGAGGTTTGGAAGCTCGGTGTCAAGGACGCCCCCCGCCGTAtccgcgtgcgcctcgagcgcaagcgtaacgacgacgaggatgcCAAGGAGAAGCTCTACACTTACGCCACCCCGGTGCTGGGCATTACCAACTTCCACGGCCTCCAGACCGTTGTCATTGAGCAGGACGAGTAA
- the TUF1 gene encoding translation elongation factor Tu (COG:J; EggNog:ENOG503NV4W): MRALRSVAPVARGMPVRAAVPVANQARNVRGAALPPRALGALRTYATESGKFVRTKPHMNIGTIGHVDHGKTTLTAAITKVLHENSGNGKFVDYASIDKAPEEKARGITISTAHVEYETGGRHYAHVDCPGHADYIRNMITGAAQMDGAIIVVSATDGQMPQTREHLLLARQVGIKKLVVFVNKVDQVDDKEMLELVDMEMRELLSTYGFDGDNTPIVSGSALAALESRDDEIGKNAILKLMEETDAWLDLPPRDLDRPFLMPVEDVFSISGRGTVVTGRVERGTITKGSEIEIIGLGNQLKTTLTGIEMFHKELDRGEAGDNMGALLRGVKREQIRRGQVLIVPGSVKPVKKFMAQCYILTKEEGGRYTPFMNNQYRPQMFIRTSDVTVSLTHPPGTENAEEAMVMPGDNVELVCDLVHDIALEEGSRFTLREGGKTIGTGIVTKIMG; this comes from the exons ATGCGTGCTCTGCGCTCCGTCGCCCCTgtggcgcgcggcatgcCTGTGCGTGCCGCTGTTCCTG TGGCGAACCAGGCGCGGAAcgtgcgtggcgccgcgcttcccccgcgcgcgctcggtgcgctgcgcacttACGCCACGGAGTCGGGCAAGTTTGTGCGTACCAAGCCGCACATGAACATTGGTACGATCGGCCACGTCGACCACGGCAAGACCACGCTCACGGCCGCCATCACCAAGGTTCTCCACGAGAACTCGGGCAACGGCAAGTTTGTCGACTACGCCTCGATCGACAAGGCCCCTGAGGAGAAGGCGCGTGGTATCACCATCTCCACCGCCCACGTCGAGTACGAGACGGGCGGCCGCCACTATGCGCACGTCGACTGCCCCGGTCACGCCGACTACATCCGTAACATGATTACGGGTGCCGCTCAGATGGACGGTGCGATCATTGTCGTGTCGGCTACCGACGGTCAGATGCCCCAGACTCGTGAGCAcctgctgctcgcgcgccaggtCGGTATCAAGAAGCTGGTCGTGTTCGTGAACAAGGTCGACCAGGTCGACGACAAGgagatgctcgagctcgtcgacatggagatgcgcgagctcctgTCGACCTACGGCTTTGACGGTGACAACACCCCGATCGTCTCGGGCTCGGCccttgctgcgctcgagagccgcgacgacgagatcgGCAAGAACGCCATCCTGAAGCTCATGGAGGAGACCGACGCGTGGCTCGACCTCCCCCCGCGTGACCTCGACAGGCCCTTCCTGATGCCCGTCGAGGACGTTTTCTCCATCTCGGGTCGTGGTACCGTCGTGACGGGCCGTGTGGAGCGTGGTACGATTACCAAGGGCTCCGAGATTGAGATCATTGGTCTCGGCAACCAGCTCAAGACCACGCTCACCGGTATCGAGATGTTCCacaaggagctcgaccgTGGTGAGGCGGGTGACAACATGGGTGCCCTGCTGCGTGGTGTGAAGCGTGAGCAGATCCGCCGTGGTCAGGTGCTCATTGTCCCCGGCTCGGTGAAGCCCGTGAAGAAGTTCATGGCGCAGTGCTACATCCTGACCAAGGAGGAGGGCGGTCGCTACACCCCCTTTATGAACAAC CAGTACCGTCCGCAAATGTTCATCCGCACGTCCGACGTGACCGTCTCGCTGACGCACCCTCCGGGTACGGAGAACGCCGAGGAGGCCATGGTCATGCCCGGTGACAACGTTGAGCTTGTCTGCGACCTTGTCCACGacattgcgctcgaggagggcTCGCGCTTCACCCTCCGCGAGGGCGGCAAGACGATCGGCACCGGCATCGTGACCAAGATCATGGGCTAA
- the SPT5 gene encoding transcription elongation factor spt5 (EggNog:ENOG503NUM8; COG:K; BUSCO:EOG09260NXC) produces MEHGGEQAAPPVSEVQIKDEHGNAVPSEAQPVGVQADATTDAIAENDAQLGEEDEEKEEDEEEDEEEEDEEDDEEDEEEDDEDDDEDGPRRAKKQKRNRFLDVEAEVDNDEEDVDDEEAEELLREDGFIADDMLDESREEQLKTASDNQRLDRFRRQEEEMSAEALAEELRQRHARNSRYSSQSDYAEVPQRLLMPSVDDPGLWRIRCKRGREKHLVATLMRRALTQEASAKPLRIFSAFCRDSLEGQIFVEARRADDVTDAFNGLAGAYVTNTKPFLVPILEMADLLKLQKKQSEVPIGGWVRIKRGKYAGDLGQVLDVTENGEMVGVKLVPRLDLNASEAETYTDRAGRKRKKPVNAALTALGFRPPQRLFNAEEVQRAYPHELPSYRQGAWVFGGETFRDGYLEKDFKVTALSMEDVNPSLDEVLAFTGEPHTEDGSAPNVDLHLLADASKRGLEATLQPGDHVEVFEGEQAGVSGVIESLEGEVVVIDLGDDALDGQRIEVPAKSVRKQFRAGDHVKVLAGKHADETGLVVKVEDGVTTFLSDLSLKEVSVFSKDIREAAEVGSGVNVIGGYELHNLVQLDAQTAGVIFKIERESFKVLDQNNQVVTVKPHQINLRRDTARSVALDHNGHEVHVGDMVKEVEWQLSQFRQGQVLHIYQSTLLFIHNRDYTENGGVFLARARQVEPLAPTTVKTGSTDLAKMNPALAEPSTEGGANAVAARKGGRDIFAGRHVAIVRGPYKTYRGIIKETTGGMARVELHTMSKILTVPLDSMVEKNPVTGESRRLVGPPGPGMGPPPGANPYANPYAGAQTPAYNPYSGAQTPGYGGRTPAYGGMGQTPNPYSATPNPYGGRTPAYGGMGQTPNPYGATPNPYGGGRTPAYGAMGTPNPYGGRTPAYSGMGATPNPYSGATPNPYAAPTPNPYESANPWSSAASGAPAAPPSLLEGIRVRIVRDAQGTSYQRGAYDDSVGHLTSRNPVSCKVELEAGTQLADVPLGCVAPLRPKSAGDACLVTDGAWRGSRVTFESADGEIAECTMGDGQPQELPLDQLALA; encoded by the coding sequence ATGGAGCACGGCGGGGAACaagccgcgccgcccgtgtCCGAGGTGCAGATCAAGGATGAGCACGGGAACGCGGTGccgtccgaggcgcagccggTAGGCGTGCAGGCCGATGCCACGACCGACGCCATCGCCGAAAATGACGCGCAATTAGGcgaggaagacgaggagaaggaggaggacgaggaggaggacgaggaggaggaggacgaggaagacgacgaggaggatgaggaagaagacgacgaggacgacgatgaagatggtcctcggcgtgccAAGAAACAGAAGCGCAACCGCTTCCTCGATGTCGAGGCCGAAGTCGAtaacgacgaggaggacgtcgacgacgaagaggccgaggagctcctgcgcgaagACGGCTTCATTGCCGATGATATGCTGGACGAgtcgcgcgaggagcagctcaAGACGGCTTCCGATAACCAGCGCCTTGACCGCTTCCGGCGCCAGGAAGAAGAGAtgagcgccgaggcgctcgccgaagagctccgccagcgccacgcgcgcaACAGCCGGTACTCGTCGCAGTCCGACTATGCCGAGGttccgcagcgcctgctgaTGCCCAGTGTGGACGACCCCGGTTTGTGGCGCATCCGGTGCAAGCGCGGGCGCGAAAAGCACCTGGTCGCTACGCTcatgcggcgtgcgctcacGCAGGAGGCCTCGGCCaagccgctgcgcatcTTTTCCGCGTTCTGCCGTGACTCGCTCGAGGGCCAGATTtttgtcgaggcgcgccgcgcagacGACGTAACCGACGCGTTCAACGGCCTGGCCGGCGCGTATGTGACCAACACCAAGCCCTTTTTGGTGCCGATTCTCGAGATGGCCGATCTCCTGAAGCTCCAAAAGAAGCAGAGCGAGGTGCCGATCGGCGGCTGGGTGCGTATCAAGCGTGGCAAGTATGCGGGCGACCTCGGCCAGGTGCTCGATGTCACCGAGAACGGCGAGATGGTCGGTGTGAAGCTTGTCCCCCGTCTCGATCTCAacgcgagcgaggcggaaACCTACACGGACCGCGCGGGACGCAAGCGCAAAAAGCCCGTGAACGCGGCGCTGACTGCGCTCGGCTTCCGTCCTCCCCAGCGCCTCTTTAATGCGGAGGAAGTGCAGCGTGCGTACCCCCATGAGCTGCCGAGCTACCGCCAAGGCGCGTGGGTCTTTGGCGGCGAGACCTTCCGCGACGGCTATCTGGAAAAAGACTTTAAAGTGACTGCGCTCTCGATGGAGGACGTGAACCCGTcgctggacgaggtgcttgcCTTTACCGGCGAGCCGCACACCGAGGACGGCAGTGCGCCGAATGTCGACCtgcacctgctcgccgatgcCTCGAAGCGCGGTCTCGAGGCGACGCTGCAGCCCGGCGACCACGTCGAGGTGTTCGAAGGCGAGCAGGCCGGTGTGTCTGGTGTGATTGAGTCGCTCGAAGGCGAGGTCGTCGTGATTGAtctcggcgacgatgcgctcgacgggcagcgcatcgaAGTGCCTGCCAAGAGCGTCCGGAAGCAGTTCCGCGCTGGTGACCACGTCAAGGTCCTTGCCGGCAAGCACGCGGACGAGACCGGTCTTGTGGTCAAGGTCGAGGACGGCGTGACGACCTTCCTCTCGGACCTGTCGCTGAAGGAAGTCTCGGTCTTTTCCAAGGACATtcgcgaggccgccgaggtcggcTCGGGCGTCAACGTGATTGGGGGCTACGAGCTGCATAacctcgtccagctcgaTGCACAGACGGCCGGTGTGATCTTCAAGATCGAGCGCGAGTCGTTCAAGGTCCTCGACCAGAACAACCAGGTGGTGACGGTCAAGCCGCACCAGATCaacctgcgccgcgacacggcgcgctctGTTGCGCTGGACCACAACGGCCACGAGGTCCACGTCGGCGACATGGTCAAGGAGGTCGAGTGGCAGCTCTCGCAGTTCCGTCAGGGCCAGGTCCTGCACATTTACCAGTCGACGCTGCTCTTTATCCACAACCGCGACTATACCGAGAACGGCGGCGTgttcctcgcgcgcgcgcgccaggtcgagccgctcgcgccgacgacggtCAAGACCGGCTCCACGGACCTCGCCAAGATGAACCCCGCCCTGGccgagccgagcaccgagggcggcgcaaatgcggtcgccgcgcgcaaggGCGGCCGCGACATCTTTGCGGGCCGCCATGTTGCGATCGTGCGCGGACCCTACAAAACCTATCGCGGGATTATCAAGGAGACGACCGGCGGCAtggcgcgtgtcgagctgcaTACCATGAGCAAGATCCTCActgtgccgctcgactcgATGGTCGAAAAGAACCCGGTCACGGGCGagtcgcgccgcctcgtcgggcCGCCGGGGCCAGGCATggggccgccgccgggcgcgaaCCCGTACGCGAACCCGTACGCGGGCGCACAGACCCCCGCGTACAACCCGTACAGCGGCGCACAGACGCCGGGCTacggcggccgcacgccggcctACGGCGGGATGGGTCAGACACCGAACCCGtacagcgcgacgccgaacCCCTACGGCGGGCGGACACCCGCGTACGGCGGCATGGGCCAGACGCCGAACCCCTatggcgcgacgccgaacccctacggcggcggccgcaccCCGGCGTACGGTGCAATGGGCACGCCGAACCCCTATGGCGGCCGCACCCCGGCATACAGCGGGAtgggcgcgacgccgaacCCCTactcgggcgcgacgccgaacCCGTATGCGGCCCCCACGCCGAACCCCTACGAGAGCGCCAACCCctggtcgtcggcggcgagcggcgcgcctgctgcgccgccttcgCTCCTCGAAGGCATCCGCGTGCGtatcgtgcgcgacgcacaggGCACGTCATaccagcgcggcgcgtacgacgACTCGGTCGGCCACCTTACGTCGCGCAACCCCGTCTCGTGCAAGGTGGAGCTGGAGGCGGGGACGCAGCTGGCGgacgtgccgctcggctGCGTCGCCCCTCTGCGGCCAAAGTCTGCGGGCGACGCGTGTCTCGTGACGGACGGTGCATGGCGCGGATCGCGCGTCACCTTTGAGTcggccgacggcgagatTGCAGAGTGCACCATGGGCGACGGCCAGCCGCAGGAGCTGCccctcgaccagctcgcccTCGCATAG